The genomic region GAGTGTTCTCTATGACTCCTGGCCTGGAGCCTCTGACCAGGGAGATATTTGAGGACAAAGAAGTTGCCAAGAACAAAGAGATCGCAGTCTCTGTGGAGATCATGACTCCTGAAAACATCACCATCTTCAGGGAGATCGTCAACCCAGATAAGGGAGTCAAATCTGGACAGTTCATTCTCCCTGCGATCGTCAGTTTCGGGACATGGCATGTGGTCGCGAGGTTCCAGAGCACTCCTCAGATTACCTTCTCCTCTGACTTTGAGGTCAAGGAGTATGTTCTGCCCAGCTTCGAAGTTAGTCTGACCCCAGGTAAAGCCTTCTTCTACATCGACGACAAAGACTTGACCGTTGACATCACTGCCAGTTATCTATATGGTAAGAAAGTGACAGGGACAGGCTATGTGGTGTTTGGTGTCATCACAACAGAGAATGAAAAAAAGAGCTTCCCCGCCTCTCTGCAGAGAGTAGAGATCAGAGAAGGTAAAGGAGTGGCTTGTCTGAAAAAGGAACACATCACACAGACTTTCGAAAACATCCATAATCTGGTCAAACAATCCATCTTTGTATCAGTCAGCGTGTTAACAGAGGGTGGGGGTGAGATGGTagaggcagagaagagagggatccaGATCGTCACTTCACCATACACCATCCATTTCAAGAGAACTCCCAAATACTTCAAACCTGGCATGCCCTTTGATGTCTCGGTTTACATTACGAATCCCGACAACTCTCCAGCCAATGAAGTGGAGATTGAGGTGGCGCCAGATAATGCTAAAGGGGTGACCAGGGCTAATGGCTTTGCCAAAGTTACACTTAACACCATGGCATCAGCCAAAGAGCTGCCAATCACTGTGAAGACCAAGGTCCCGGGTATCCTCCAAACCAGACAGGCGGAGGCCACCATGAAGGCTCTCCCCTACACAACTTCCACCGGGAACTTCCTCCATGTTGGGGTTGACTCTAATGAGCTGAAAATAGGAGACCCCATTAAGATTAATCTGAACCTGGGACCCCTCACCATACAAAACCATGACCTTACATACATGTTCCTGAGTAGAGGTCAGCTGGTGAAAGTGGGCAGATTCAGAAGACAGGGCAATgcgctggtgacactgtcagtgccCGTCTCCAAGGAAATGCTTCCGTCGTTCCGCATCATAGCGTACTACCATGTGGGAACAGATGACCTGGTGGCAGACTCTGTCTGGGTTGACGTCAAGGTCTCTTGCATGGGCTCGCTGAAAGTGACGGCGACCAGGCCCAAGGCATCCTATGAGCCTCGTAAGGCTTTCAGTCTGACCATCACTGGAGACCCGGGAGCTAAAGTAGGACTGGTGGCTGTAGACAAGGGAGTCTACGTTCTCAACAACAAACACCGTCTCACACAGACCAAGATCTGGGACACCATAGAGAAGCATGATACAGGATGTACAGCTGGAGGGGGAGCAGACAATATGGGGGTGTTCTACGATGCTGGTCTGGTATTTGAGACCAACACCGCTAAAGGGACTGGGATCAGAACAGACCCCAGCTGTCCTGTTAGTTCCAGGCGGAGACGAGCAGTGACCATCAGTGACGTCATCACTACTATGGCCAGTAAGTACAATGGTCTGGCCAAGGAGTGTTGTGTGGACGGGATGAGGGACAACACCATGGGGTACACCTGTGACAGACGGGCCCAGTACATCATAGATGGGGATGTCTGCATCCAAGCCTTCCTCGTCTGCTGCAATGAGATGGCCACAAAAAAGGGTGAATTCAAACAGGATGCACTGCTGCTCTCACGCagtgaagaggaggatgatgatgctTTCATGCGGTCTGAAGACATTGTGTCTCGTAGTCAGTTCCCTGAGAGCTGGATGTGGGAAGACACCAATCTTCCTGAATGCACCGCCCAAGATAAGCACTGCAAGACCAcgtctataacaaagaacaactTCCTGAAAGATTCCATCACAACCTGGCAGATAACAGCCATCAGCCTGTCTAAAACTCTTAGCATCTGTGTGGCAGATCCATTTGAGATGATAGTTCTAAAGGATTTCTTTATTGACCTAAAGCTGCCCTACTCAGCTGTCCGCAATGAACAGCTGGAGGTCAAAGCAATCCTCCACAACTACAGCGAAGACCCCATCACTGTGCGTGTTGAGCTGATAGAGAATGGCGAGGTGTGCAGCTCGGCAAGCAAGAAGGGTAAGTACAGGCAGGAAGTGAACATGGACGCCATGTCCACCCGGGTTGTCCCCTATGTCATCATCCCTATGAAGCTGGGCCTGCACTCCATTGAGGTCAAGGCATCAGTGAAAAACTCTGGCAGCAATGACGGTGTGAAGAGGGACCTGCGCGTTGTGGCTGAGGGAGTGCTGATCAAGAAGGAAAACAACGTACTCCTGAACCCGGTTAAACATGGTGGTGAGCAGACGGCACACATACCCAGTGGAGTGCCCCGGAACCAGGTGCCAAACTCTGATGCTGACACACTGATCAGTGTGACAGGTGGAGAGCAGACCAGTGTGCTGGTGGAGCAGGCCATCAGTGGAGACTCTCTGGGCAATCTGATAGTTCAGCCAGTCGGATGTGGGGAACAGAACATGATCTACATGACCCTGCCTGTCATTGCTACACACTACTTGGACAACACCAAAAAGTGGGAGGATATTggcctggacagaaggaacacaGCCATCAAGTACATCACCATTGGTTACCAACGTGAGCTGGCCTACCGTAAAGAAGATGGCTCCTACGCTGCCTGGATCCACACAAAGAGCAGCACCTGGCTGACAGCGTATGTAGTCAAGGTGTTTGCCATGTCCAGTACATTGATCAGTGTTCAGGAAAATGTGCTATGTAGTGCAGTCAAGTGGCTGATCTTGAACACACAACAGCCAGACGGCATCTTCAATGAGTTTGCTCCTGTCTACCACTCAGAGATGACGGGTAACGTGAGGGGTTCGGACAGTGATGCATCTATGACAGCCTTTGTTCTCATCGCCATGCAGGAAGCAAGCTCACTGTGTGAGAAGTCTGTCAACAGCCTACCAGGCAGTATGGATAAGGCAGTAGTGTACCTCGAGAAGCGTCTTCCCCACCTCACGAACCCCTATGCTGTAGCTATGACTTCCTATGCTCTGGCCAATGCAGGGAAACTCAAAAAGGAGACCCTACAGAAGTTCGCCTCTCCACAGCTGGACCACTGGCCAGTCCCAGGTGGTCACCAGTACACGCTGGAGGCCACTTCGTATGCCCTGCTTGCCCTGGTCAAGGTGAAGGCCTTCGAAGAGGCCGGCCCAATAGTCAGGTGGCTTAACAA from Oncorhynchus masou masou isolate Uvic2021 chromosome 29, UVic_Omas_1.1, whole genome shotgun sequence harbors:
- the LOC135520095 gene encoding complement C3-like, translated to MWVGNLLCQAALVVALSLPTLSDGAALQVLSAPNLLRVGSNENIFVESQDHTGGPLNVKIMVKNHPTQSKELVSKSVVLDQANNFQAMTQLVIPEGDHFVDDPKQKQYVVLQAQFPDRLLEKVVLVSFQSGYIFIQTDKTIYTPASPVYYRVFSMTPGLEPLTREIFEDKEVAKNKEIAVSVEIMTPENITIFREIVNPDKGVKSGQFILPAIVSFGTWHVVARFQSTPQITFSSDFEVKEYVLPSFEVSLTPGKAFFYIDDKDLTVDITASYLYGKKVTGTGYVVFGVITTENEKKSFPASLQRVEIREGKGVACLKKEHITQTFENIHNLVKQSIFVSVSVLTEGGGEMVEAEKRGIQIVTSPYTIHFKRTPKYFKPGMPFDVSVYITNPDNSPANEVEIEVAPDNAKGVTRANGFAKVTLNTMASAKELPITVKTKVPGILQTRQAEATMKALPYTTSTGNFLHVGVDSNELKIGDPIKINLNLGPLTIQNHDLTYMFLSRGQLVKVGRFRRQGNALVTLSVPVSKEMLPSFRIIAYYHVGTDDLVADSVWVDVKVSCMGSLKVTATRPKASYEPRKAFSLTITGDPGAKVGLVAVDKGVYVLNNKHRLTQTKIWDTIEKHDTGCTAGGGADNMGVFYDAGLVFETNTAKGTGIRTDPSCPVSSRRRRAVTISDVITTMASKYNGLAKECCVDGMRDNTMGYTCDRRAQYIIDGDVCIQAFLVCCNEMATKKGEFKQDALLLSRSEEEDDDAFMRSEDIVSRSQFPESWMWEDTNLPECTAQDKHCKTTSITKNNFLKDSITTWQITAISLSKTLSICVADPFEMIVLKDFFIDLKLPYSAVRNEQLEVKAILHNYSEDPITVRVELIENGEVCSSASKKGKYRQEVNMDAMSTRVVPYVIIPMKLGLHSIEVKASVKNSGSNDGVKRDLRVVAEGVLIKKENNVLLNPVKHGGEQTAHIPSGVPRNQVPNSDADTLISVTGGEQTSVLVEQAISGDSLGNLIVQPVGCGEQNMIYMTLPVIATHYLDNTKKWEDIGLDRRNTAIKYITIGYQRELAYRKEDGSYAAWIHTKSSTWLTAYVVKVFAMSSTLISVQENVLCSAVKWLILNTQQPDGIFNEFAPVYHSEMTGNVRGSDSDASMTAFVLIAMQEASSLCEKSVNSLPGSMDKAVVYLEKRLPHLTNPYAVAMTSYALANAGKLKKETLQKFASPQLDHWPVPGGHQYTLEATSYALLALVKVKAFEEAGPIVRWLNKQKKVGGGYGSTQSTIMVFQAVAEYWSNVKDLKDIDLNINLEVAGRASVTKWSINNKNQFHTRTDKVNSIDKDLTVKASGNGEATLSVVTLYYALPEENASDCESFDLSVTLTKMDKTSHEDAMESFMLTVEVLYRNSERDATMSILDIGLLTGFIVDIGDLKMLSKGRERYIEKFEMDKVLSERGSLILYLDKVSHKLADRISFKIHRVQEVGVLQPAAISVYEYYNQKHCVKFYHPKREGGTLSRLCLGDVCTCAEESCSMQKKDEPDVNRIDKACGAGLDYVYKATVVDSKLTTHVDTYTMKIDDVVKPGTDEVIAGSNRDFMGLSYCREALGLKQGKTYMIMGKSDDLHRVEDRGLLQYKYVLGEQTWIEYWPSQQECTSRDYRNVCLGIDEFINQITTFGCPV